A DNA window from Chitinibacter fontanus contains the following coding sequences:
- a CDS encoding transcriptional regulator domain-containing protein has product MRKKKPLRAKDSLGRKLTIKNTPKRSVHDKRNGTRPNGIDLTRYEGYEKWTGHRWAWEFLRRNDDFRADCTKLREDAPDVSEDSIAEKYGLYSYKDYRDSYKTSPKPRFRTNSLRIIGESSLGHHETRYLENVKLRKGQVAVVIDLEFAVTSGGSIQRQIVEAQSKLVELAKLYHGVEKLPNTSRKTSLKFLTYLCVLDLFWGQDKNKLTPEDIHNYLIKVPDSSMTGGYDGKYIYDMHELAQNCTKDYLYIASSTPKIEENLERKRLQAERYNNPA; this is encoded by the coding sequence ATGCGAAAAAAGAAACCCCTTAGAGCAAAAGACTCACTTGGGCGAAAACTAACCATCAAAAACACGCCTAAACGCTCAGTCCATGACAAACGCAATGGTACGCGTCCCAATGGCATTGACCTTACAAGATACGAGGGGTATGAGAAATGGACTGGACATCGCTGGGCATGGGAGTTTTTGCGTCGAAACGATGATTTTCGTGCAGACTGCACGAAGCTGCGAGAAGATGCCCCCGATGTGTCAGAGGACAGTATTGCCGAAAAATATGGCCTGTATAGCTATAAAGACTATCGCGATAGCTACAAGACTAGTCCCAAGCCGCGCTTTAGAACCAATTCCCTGCGCATTATCGGCGAAAGCTCGCTCGGCCATCATGAGACACGTTACTTAGAAAATGTGAAGCTTAGGAAAGGGCAAGTCGCTGTGGTAATCGATCTTGAATTTGCGGTCACTTCAGGAGGCTCAATTCAGCGCCAAATCGTTGAGGCACAATCGAAACTCGTTGAGTTGGCAAAGCTTTATCATGGTGTCGAGAAGCTACCCAATACATCCAGAAAAACATCACTGAAATTTCTCACGTATCTATGCGTTCTCGACCTATTCTGGGGGCAAGATAAAAACAAGCTCACACCAGAAGATATCCATAACTATTTGATCAAAGTTCCGGATTCATCAATGACGGGTGGATATGACGGCAAATATATCTACGATATGCACGAATTAGCCCAAAATTGCACCAAAGATTACTTGTATATCGCTTCGAGCACGCCAAAAATTGAGGAAAATTTGGAGAGAAAAAGGCTTCAAGCGGAACGCTACAATAATCCAGCATAG
- a CDS encoding PDDEXK-like family protein yields the protein MLNTQELTQFLESQKALQLGKPVADTMAAKLLLFFQQIAPLLPKSQSISPVTQVNPTQLQDWLEHIKQPLIRAKQGGLGFNPWIIANIKRDEVRNSAVLAWLLNPNGNHGLGKLALCALVRGIPELGLSEALNTSSRCSVRTESNPDGDRSNRVDIEIDADHFYLLIEVKIDAAEGIDQLSRYGALCEQRAASRPWAILFLTTKRSMPKTAGNYAHKIHSVSWLQVAQWLSSALKQHTAQRTNPDKQEILTRESINCFLSYIRTF from the coding sequence ATGCTGAATACCCAAGAATTGACGCAATTTCTAGAAAGCCAAAAGGCACTTCAATTGGGCAAGCCTGTTGCAGATACGATGGCTGCCAAGTTGTTACTCTTCTTTCAACAAATCGCGCCGTTATTACCAAAAAGCCAATCAATTTCGCCAGTTACCCAAGTCAATCCAACTCAATTGCAGGATTGGCTTGAGCACATAAAGCAGCCACTAATTCGAGCAAAACAAGGTGGATTAGGATTTAACCCATGGATCATCGCCAACATCAAGCGTGATGAAGTGAGAAATTCTGCCGTCCTCGCATGGTTGCTCAATCCAAATGGGAATCATGGTTTAGGCAAACTAGCACTGTGCGCATTAGTGCGCGGTATACCTGAGCTTGGCTTATCAGAGGCGCTAAATACATCAAGCCGCTGTTCGGTAAGAACAGAGAGCAATCCCGATGGGGATCGCAGCAATCGCGTTGATATTGAAATTGACGCCGACCATTTTTACCTGCTGATTGAAGTAAAAATTGATGCGGCAGAAGGCATAGACCAGCTCAGTCGTTACGGAGCGCTCTGCGAACAGCGTGCAGCATCTCGCCCTTGGGCAATCTTATTTCTTACCACTAAGCGCAGCATGCCCAAAACGGCAGGCAATTATGCTCACAAGATTCACAGCGTTTCTTGGCTGCAAGTTGCTCAATGGCTAAGCAGTGCGCTCAAGCAGCATACAGCGCAAAGAACCAACCCCGACAAGCAAGAAATCTTAACTCGCGAAAGCATCAACTGCTTTCTGTCATATATCCGCACCTTTTAG
- a CDS encoding helix-turn-helix domain-containing protein codes for MNQFDQLRQNLGTNVKAVRKERKRSQEQLAFDADIDRTYVSQIERGVSNPSLQVLCKIAESLDTDVLSLLASPPEEASAR; via the coding sequence ATGAATCAGTTCGACCAATTGCGCCAGAACTTAGGAACGAACGTCAAAGCAGTACGCAAAGAGCGCAAGCGCTCGCAAGAGCAGCTTGCTTTCGATGCCGATATTGACCGAACCTACGTGTCGCAGATTGAACGCGGTGTGAGCAATCCTTCGCTGCAGGTACTCTGCAAAATTGCCGAGTCTCTGGATACTGACGTTCTATCCCTTCTGGCCTCGCCACCCGAAGAAGCTTCTGCTCGCTAA